Part of the Natrialbaceae archaeon AArc-T1-2 genome, AATCTGGGGGATCTCGAGCATCGCCTCCTCGAGGTCGGCCTCGAGACGCTTCGCTTCGCTTTCGACCTCCTCGATTTCGGCTTTTAGCGACTGGGAGCGCTCGATAGCCTCCTGGGCTCGCTCGTCCTCGCCGTCCTGTTTGAGCTGGCCGATGCGTTCGCTGACCTCGTTGCGCTCGTGACGCAAGTCGTCGCCGCGGGCTTTCAGCTCGCGCCATCGCTCGTCGCGTTCGAGGATCGTCTCGAGGTCGACGTCGGCTCCTCGGTTTTCGAGAGCGTCGCGTACTTCCTCGGGACGCTCGCGCAGGTCCGTCCGGTCGATCATTGCCCGTGGCTTCTTTGTGCCCGGTCAAAACCGTGTCGGAAAATCCGGAAGAGACGGCCGCGTCGCGGCCGATGATCGAACGACGAGGCGCGCTCGAGCGAGGACGGCGCTCGGAGAACGAAGCGATAGGCGTCCGCTACGATCGGTGTTCCGGCTTTCGATGCTCGACGATGTCCCCGCCCAGTCCCGCGTGAGTCGCCGTAAGGGACGGGTTACGGGTCGCGCTCGTCGCGTCGAGATCGAACCGCGATCACGCCGAGAACGGGACACACACCGGCTGGCGGTTCCGTTCGAATACCAACCAGTTACTTTTGCTACTGGAGGATGCCCGTCCGGGCATGCGTTCCGCCTCACCGAGGGTACTCCTGCTCGACGGGGATTACGACAACACGCTGGTGATCGCGGACGAACTCGTCGAAGATCTCGATGCGACGGTCGTCGGCGTCGGAACGACTCGTCACAGCAGGCTGCTCCGGTCGACGTACTGTGACGACGGCCGGATCCTTCCGCCCCCTGACTCGCCCTCCTACGCGGACGCGTTGCTCGAGTTGATCGAGCGCGATCGACCGGACATCGTGTTGCCGGTCGGCTACGACTCGATGGCGGCCGTCCAGACGATTCGGGCTTCGATTCCCGGGTCGGTCGCGCTCTGTGTCCCCTCGACCGACGCGTTTCGCGTCGCAGCGGACAAGGCGGCGACGCTACGTCGCGGCCGGGAGATCGGTCTCGAGACGCCGGCCGACTACTCGGACGTCGTGGCTGACCTCGAGGCCGACGGCCGTCCGGAGCCGGACGGGACGCTCCCGTTTCCGATCTTCCTGAAGGCGCGATGGGAGAACGGTGGTGTAACGACTGCACCCGTCACGGAGCCGGCGGCGTTCTGGGAGACGTACGACCGAATCGCGGCCGGCGCGCCAAACGACGACGTACTGGTTCAGGAGTACGTCGACGGCACCGACTCGACGTACGGCTGCGGACTGTGTTGTTTCGACACCGACGTCGAGCTCGCGATCACCCACGAGGAGCTCCGTTCGGTCCCGCGTCACGGAGGAAGCGGGACACACCTCAGGATCAGTCCCGGAACGGAACTCGAGTCACATGCTCGACGATTACTGCGTGAGCTCGGCTGGCACGGCGTTGCACTCGTCGAGTTCAAACGCCGGCCCGACGGGACCGCCGTCCTGATGGAGATCAACCCGAAGTTCTGGGCCTCCTACGCGCTCGCCAGTCGGTTCGGCTACCGTTTCGCGTCGACAATCGTCGCAACCCAGCTCGAGCTGGACGTCGACCTGCCGGTCGGATCGCCGGCACCGTCGGGCGAGATGGTGTTTCCGCTGCGGGAGCTGCAGTTCGCGGCGACGAACTGGGCGGACGAGCGCATCCTCGAGTCGCTGTCGACGCTCGCCGCTCCGGGGGCTGTCTGGGACGTCGATCGGCGCGACCTCGGCGCGTGGCTGACGCCGCCGCCGTCGCTGCTCGAGCGATTTCTGGACGACCGGTCTCCCCACTCTGTGGATCGCGGCCGATCGAACGCGGCCGTCGAACTGGCCGCAGACGAATCGGATCGGAAGGCGACGAGACGGGCAGCCGAGACGGAGAGATTGCCGCCGGTCGACGACTCCGCGCCGACGGAATAGTCGCTTGACTGGCCCGGAATGCGAGGCGAACCGATCAGCGACGAACGACGAGACGGTTACGAACCAATCAGATGTCATCGATACGAGCGACGAACGAATACGCACCGCCGACGAACGACGCAGACGAACCGCACGAGGTCGACACGGATCCGGTCTTCCGGCGCTGCCAGGCGACGCTCGCGTACGCGAGAGAACGCGAATACGTCGGCTGGGATTACGCGGACGGGTTGAGCAGCGCGTACATCAAGCGACTGCCGTTCGAGAGCAAGCTCTTGAACCTCGTCGTCCAGGAGAGTATCAAGCGTGCGCCGATCAACCTGCGGCCGTACTTTCGGGTCGAGACGAAGCGCAACTACAAAGGGGCGGCGCTGTTCGCGATGGCGAATCTCGACGTCTACGCCCTCTCCGGCGAGCAACGGTACGCTCGAGAGGCCCGCGAGCTCGTCGAGTGGCTTCGCGAGGCGGACAACGACTGGTGTGACGGCTTCTGTGGCGGCGGGCACAGACATCCCTTGCAGGACCTCTCGAGCGACGGGGCGTCGACCCCGGGTGAGGTGTCCGGAATCGTCTCGACGTCGTACGCGGTCCAGGCGCTGTTGCAGGCCGCCGACGTGCTCGAGGCACCCGAGTACGCCGATCTCGCCCGGACGGCGACCGAGTTCGTCTTCGAGGAGCTCGCATACACCGACCGCGAGACCGGTGCCTGCATCGCCTACACCGCCGCGAACGGCTCGTCGAACGACGGCTCTCCGCCGTATACGCTCAACGCGAACGCCCTCGGCGCGCGGCTCTTGCTCGAACTCGCCGCGTACTTCGACGAACCGCAGTGGCGCGAGGCTGGCGAGAAAATCCTGGATTACGTGGCCGCGAAACAGACGGCGACCGGCGGGTGGATGTACACCGATCCGCCGACGGCGTCGCACCTCTCGATGGACAACTTC contains:
- a CDS encoding ATP-dependent carboxylate-amine ligase, whose translation is MRSASPRVLLLDGDYDNTLVIADELVEDLDATVVGVGTTRHSRLLRSTYCDDGRILPPPDSPSYADALLELIERDRPDIVLPVGYDSMAAVQTIRASIPGSVALCVPSTDAFRVAADKAATLRRGREIGLETPADYSDVVADLEADGRPEPDGTLPFPIFLKARWENGGVTTAPVTEPAAFWETYDRIAAGAPNDDVLVQEYVDGTDSTYGCGLCCFDTDVELAITHEELRSVPRHGGSGTHLRISPGTELESHARRLLRELGWHGVALVEFKRRPDGTAVLMEINPKFWASYALASRFGYRFASTIVATQLELDVDLPVGSPAPSGEMVFPLRELQFAATNWADERILESLSTLAAPGAVWDVDRRDLGAWLTPPPSLLERFLDDRSPHSVDRGRSNAAVELAADESDRKATRRAAETERLPPVDDSAPTE
- a CDS encoding antibiotic ABC transporter permease, which codes for MSSIRATNEYAPPTNDADEPHEVDTDPVFRRCQATLAYAREREYVGWDYADGLSSAYIKRLPFESKLLNLVVQESIKRAPINLRPYFRVETKRNYKGAALFAMANLDVYALSGEQRYAREARELVEWLREADNDWCDGFCGGGHRHPLQDLSSDGASTPGEVSGIVSTSYAVQALLQAADVLEAPEYADLARTATEFVFEELAYTDRETGACIAYTAANGSSNDGSPPYTLNANALGARLLLELAAYFDEPQWREAGEKILDYVAAKQTATGGWMYTDPPTASHLSMDNFHNGFIVESLLRHRELTDSKRYETTLERALSFYRSELFEEDGAPNWDESSAYPRDVHAAAQGIITFTEAGDLEFARRIVEWTTDALYAGDGQFYYQQRRFYTKRFTLMRWCQAWMAYALSTYMRARYGPL